The proteins below are encoded in one region of Prosthecobacter dejongeii:
- a CDS encoding 3-keto-disaccharide hydrolase has translation MITKRRHLLLLATLGFTSLAQAAENPFTGRWALTLQGDRAGWLGVEEKGGALSSSILWGGGSVLPTDGTKIEGDNLVVTRLSNAKRKDKAGKEITEKVTETLTVTVSGDSLKGNTVKTKADGKPFGQAEFTGKRIPAIPATPDLSKVKFGEPINLFNGKDLSGWRLVKEDDLNGWGVEDGALINRVVKEPGKHFGNLRTEAEFEDFNLKLEVRTQENSNSGIYLRGVYEVQVMESFGRPLDSHHMGALYSRITPSVAAEKAIGEWQTMDITLVDRHLTVILNGKTIIDNQPVLGCTGGALTSDEFKPGPLFLQGDHTNVDFRNMVLRPVVK, from the coding sequence ATGATTACCAAACGCCGTCATCTCCTCCTTCTGGCCACCCTCGGTTTTACCTCCCTGGCCCAGGCTGCTGAAAATCCCTTCACGGGCCGCTGGGCGCTCACCCTCCAGGGTGATCGCGCTGGCTGGCTGGGCGTGGAGGAAAAGGGCGGTGCTCTTTCTTCCAGCATCCTCTGGGGTGGCGGCAGTGTGCTGCCGACCGATGGCACGAAGATCGAGGGTGACAACCTCGTCGTCACCCGCCTTTCCAATGCCAAGCGCAAGGATAAGGCAGGCAAAGAGATCACTGAAAAAGTGACCGAAACGCTCACCGTCACCGTTTCTGGCGATAGCCTCAAGGGCAACACCGTAAAGACTAAGGCCGATGGCAAACCCTTCGGCCAAGCCGAATTCACCGGCAAGCGCATCCCAGCCATCCCAGCGACACCCGATTTATCCAAGGTGAAGTTTGGCGAGCCGATCAACCTCTTCAATGGCAAGGACCTCAGCGGCTGGCGCTTGGTCAAGGAGGATGACCTCAATGGCTGGGGCGTCGAAGACGGAGCCCTGATCAACCGCGTGGTGAAAGAGCCCGGCAAACACTTCGGCAACCTGCGCACGGAGGCGGAATTTGAAGACTTCAATCTCAAGCTGGAAGTCCGCACCCAGGAAAACAGCAACAGCGGCATCTATCTGCGTGGCGTTTATGAAGTGCAGGTGATGGAAAGCTTTGGCCGTCCTCTCGACTCCCACCACATGGGTGCCCTATATAGCCGCATTACCCCCTCGGTAGCCGCAGAAAAAGCCATCGGCGAATGGCAGACCATGGACATTACCCTGGTGGACCGTCATCTGACGGTGATCCTCAATGGCAAAACCATCATTGATAACCAGCCTGTGCTCGGCTGCACCGGCGGTGCTCTGACCAGTGACGAATTCAAGCCCGGCCCCCTCTTTCTCCAGGGTGACCACACCAATGTGGATTTCCGCAACATGGTGCTGCGCCCGGTGGTGAAGTGA
- a CDS encoding histidine phosphatase family protein has product MPLIQLIRHGESIANSGGVSKTPACIPLSKRGEDQALALVAQFLRPPDLIVVSPYIRTHQTAAPLCARFPAVPVETWPVHEFTYLNEVQYANTTEDQRTPGARAYWQRRDPSHCEGAGAESFASFMARVDDLIERLTTRHERHICIFTHSFFINAVQWRCLHPEAEVDAHFIEGYLDFRLANPVANAEAVIYAAPKAHSQSVLV; this is encoded by the coding sequence ATGCCTTTGATCCAACTCATCCGCCATGGTGAAAGCATCGCCAATTCTGGCGGCGTCTCCAAAACGCCAGCTTGCATCCCACTCAGCAAGCGCGGGGAAGACCAGGCGCTGGCATTAGTGGCGCAGTTCCTGCGGCCTCCAGATCTCATCGTCGTCTCACCCTACATCCGCACGCACCAGACGGCGGCTCCGTTGTGCGCCCGCTTTCCAGCAGTCCCCGTGGAGACCTGGCCCGTGCATGAATTCACCTACCTGAATGAAGTCCAGTATGCGAACACCACGGAGGACCAGCGCACGCCGGGAGCCCGTGCGTACTGGCAGCGCCGTGATCCTTCACATTGTGAAGGCGCAGGGGCGGAGAGTTTCGCCAGCTTCATGGCTCGTGTGGATGATTTGATCGAGCGCCTCACGACGCGGCATGAGCGCCACATCTGCATCTTCACCCACAGCTTTTTCATCAATGCCGTGCAGTGGCGCTGCCTGCACCCCGAGGCGGAAGTGGATGCCCACTTTATCGAGGGGTATCTAGACTTTCGACTCGCCAATCCCGTGGCCAATGCTGAAGCGGTGATTTATGCAGCCCCGAAAGCACATTCCCAATCGGTGTTGGTTTGA
- a CDS encoding metallophosphoesterase has translation MKQQAYDLIGDIHGQHGKLAALLQHLGYKPQGDSHRHPEGRQVIFLGDYIDRGPAIREVLHTVRGMVEGGDALAIMGNHEYNCICALTPNGLGGFLRSEKQNRGGQLETLAQFENHPTEWQEWLLWMKRLPMFLDLGGLRAVHACWDGKRLPRLAGKSIEDPDFLLACATRGTPEFRAAENALKGPELSMPAGLVYHDKENIPRRSVRVRWWDIPETARVTALAMPEPFDAEGEAESFNLKRIPRYLPEEPPVFCGHYWMPPHKEKAPLADNIACLDYSAAREGPLVAYRWDGEQKLSAQKYLTATL, from the coding sequence ATGAAACAGCAAGCTTACGACCTTATCGGAGACATCCACGGCCAGCACGGTAAACTGGCAGCTCTCCTCCAGCACCTGGGCTATAAACCACAAGGGGATAGCCACCGCCACCCAGAAGGGCGGCAGGTGATCTTCCTGGGTGACTACATTGACCGTGGCCCGGCCATCCGCGAGGTGCTGCACACCGTGCGTGGCATGGTGGAGGGGGGCGATGCCCTGGCCATCATGGGCAATCACGAATACAACTGCATCTGTGCCCTCACGCCGAATGGACTGGGTGGTTTTCTTCGCAGTGAAAAGCAGAACCGCGGAGGGCAACTGGAGACCCTGGCGCAGTTTGAAAATCACCCGACCGAGTGGCAGGAGTGGCTGCTGTGGATGAAGCGCCTGCCCATGTTTTTAGACCTGGGCGGCCTGCGCGCTGTGCATGCCTGCTGGGATGGCAAGCGCCTGCCCCGACTGGCGGGAAAAAGCATCGAAGATCCAGACTTCCTCCTGGCCTGTGCCACGCGGGGCACACCGGAATTTCGTGCTGCTGAAAATGCGCTCAAAGGGCCGGAGCTTTCGATGCCTGCGGGACTGGTGTATCACGATAAAGAAAACATTCCCCGCCGCAGCGTGCGGGTCCGCTGGTGGGACATCCCAGAGACCGCGCGAGTCACCGCCCTGGCCATGCCGGAACCTTTTGATGCGGAAGGTGAGGCGGAAAGCTTTAACCTCAAGCGCATCCCACGCTACCTGCCGGAGGAACCGCCTGTTTTCTGCGGCCACTACTGGATGCCGCCGCACAAAGAAAAAGCACCGCTGGCTGACAACATCGCCTGTCTGGATTACAGCGCAGCGCGCGAAGGCCCGCTGGTGGCCTATCGTTGGGACGGTGAGCAAAAGCTCAGTGCCCAAAAATACCTCACGGCGACTCTTTAA
- a CDS encoding LysR family transcriptional regulator, which produces MFENLFSKGGLTLDRLRSFMQMAQAGSIAKAAPYDTNRQSQISRQIRELEQFFGTELTRRRGKTLSLSPAGERLATLIQEQLQDLEDFRREQSGQAKSFTIGTGASVLEWLVMPALPQIATLLGGANLSVVPYRSRNLAAAIHEGVVDFAVVRQDALGPHARVEKLMRLGFVLCIPKKLMKKGTRDASQPSLWQTLPFAAGRDGGQMDTSLRNAMAEAGVDFRPQFECGSMLQVRQLVEMGACAAVLPEIGVRGLDEKEILITPFAPMRNYGRSLVLHWNERQMRRRGLELSQIRAVARLLKSPAVQ; this is translated from the coding sequence ATGTTTGAAAATCTCTTCTCCAAAGGTGGTCTCACGCTGGATAGGCTGCGCAGTTTCATGCAGATGGCCCAGGCGGGCAGCATCGCCAAAGCCGCTCCTTATGACACGAATCGGCAGAGCCAGATCAGTCGGCAGATCCGCGAGCTCGAGCAGTTCTTCGGCACGGAGCTCACTCGTCGCCGGGGCAAGACGCTCTCGTTATCCCCTGCGGGTGAGCGTTTGGCCACCTTGATCCAAGAACAGTTGCAGGACTTGGAAGACTTCCGCCGTGAGCAATCTGGGCAGGCAAAATCCTTCACCATTGGCACCGGGGCCAGCGTGCTGGAATGGCTGGTCATGCCCGCGTTACCACAGATCGCCACACTGCTCGGCGGGGCCAATCTCAGCGTCGTGCCCTACCGCAGTCGAAACCTTGCCGCCGCCATCCATGAAGGGGTGGTGGACTTCGCCGTCGTTCGTCAAGATGCTTTGGGCCCCCATGCCCGAGTGGAAAAACTCATGCGTCTCGGCTTCGTTCTCTGCATTCCTAAAAAGCTAATGAAAAAGGGCACTCGTGATGCCAGCCAGCCCAGTCTGTGGCAGACGCTCCCCTTTGCTGCCGGGCGCGATGGCGGCCAGATGGATACCTCTTTGCGCAATGCCATGGCAGAGGCTGGCGTGGACTTTCGTCCGCAGTTCGAGTGCGGTTCTATGCTTCAGGTTAGGCAACTGGTGGAGATGGGGGCCTGTGCAGCAGTCTTGCCAGAGATTGGCGTGCGGGGTCTGGATGAAAAGGAGATCTTGATCACCCCCTTTGCACCCATGCGTAATTACGGTCGCAGCCTCGTGCTTCATTGGAATGAACGCCAGATGCGCCGTCGAGGCCTGGAGCTCTCTCAGATCCGCGCCGTGGCTCGCCTGCTGAAAAGCCCTGCGGTGCAATAG
- a CDS encoding BPSS1187 family protein codes for MKSLFFLPLLALTAQAATPAFDDPKPQRYDLTKRASEIDPRAKEYPAIDFVFTDKKGKPQDLQHANVDTRVKPQGKLVIWLMGYSGPLFERVNSYGLHAIQVHYANKWFGLIPAARRDDGKSLGNMRLEATTGQDHTDLAIIEPQDGMMERSFQFVKWLAKENPQGKWEQFLNAKGDGLDWDKVIVSGASHGATSAARFAKQQKVDRVVCFCGPRDNLDEWQGYPSATPANRYFGFSHVLDGGWTDDHYCRSWEMMGLHQFGPLVDVDISAPPYTNSRRLITNFDVKGDAKRAHSSVTPGGAAAKGPDGKFLHEEVWKYLFNHPVDEVGSAVPQDGDCVKDQKK; via the coding sequence ATGAAATCCCTCTTCTTTCTCCCTCTGCTCGCCCTGACGGCCCAGGCCGCCACACCGGCATTCGACGACCCGAAACCGCAGCGTTACGACTTGACGAAACGCGCCAGTGAGATTGACCCACGGGCCAAGGAGTACCCGGCCATTGACTTCGTGTTTACAGATAAAAAAGGCAAACCGCAGGACCTGCAGCATGCCAATGTGGACACCCGGGTGAAACCGCAGGGCAAGCTCGTGATCTGGCTCATGGGTTACAGCGGACCGTTGTTCGAGCGTGTGAACAGCTACGGCCTGCACGCCATCCAGGTGCATTACGCCAACAAATGGTTTGGCCTCATTCCGGCCGCCCGGCGTGACGATGGCAAAAGTCTGGGCAACATGCGCCTGGAAGCCACAACAGGCCAGGACCACACGGACCTCGCCATCATTGAGCCCCAAGATGGCATGATGGAGCGCTCTTTTCAGTTTGTGAAATGGCTGGCCAAAGAAAATCCCCAGGGCAAGTGGGAGCAGTTTCTCAATGCGAAGGGAGACGGACTCGACTGGGATAAAGTGATCGTTTCAGGAGCTTCTCACGGAGCCACCAGTGCGGCTCGTTTTGCCAAGCAGCAGAAGGTGGATCGAGTGGTGTGCTTCTGTGGGCCGCGCGATAATCTGGACGAATGGCAGGGATACCCCTCAGCCACGCCTGCAAATCGCTACTTTGGCTTCAGCCACGTGCTGGATGGCGGCTGGACGGATGACCATTATTGCCGCTCCTGGGAAATGATGGGGCTGCATCAATTCGGCCCCTTGGTGGATGTGGACATCAGCGCGCCGCCGTATACGAACAGCCGCCGCTTGATTACGAATTTCGATGTTAAGGGCGATGCCAAACGCGCCCACAGTTCCGTCACCCCTGGTGGTGCAGCGGCGAAAGGGCCCGATGGCAAATTCCTGCATGAAGAGGTGTGGAAGTACCTTTTCAACCACCCCGTGGACGAGGTAGGCAGCGCCGTGCCGCAGGATGGGGACTGCGTGAAGGACCAGAAGAAGTAG
- a CDS encoding PVC-type heme-binding CxxCH protein: protein MPPLPLKKSTMALAAMGLLGLPALALHTKNAGPAKVEIKFNLPPPPPLSPEEALKAFKIEEGFRIELVAAEPMVEAPIAISFDDQGRLYVVEMRGYMRDVEGTTENEPTGRIKLLEDTDGDGRMDKASVFVDELVMPRSVMAVNGGALVAAPPNLYFCKDTDGDGKADVKDIVATDYGTAGGQPEHMANTPTWAMDNAIWSAGYSSRFRLRGGVWQKDTGLGRGQYGLCQDDKGRLYFNYNSDLLRCDLLPTEAFSRNPLLRNATSVNAKVVTDQTVWPTHPTPGVNRGYDPKSLRADGTLTKATATCGALIYRGDAFPASHYGNAFIPEPSANLMKRMIVTEKDGVVTGVNATENKEFLTSTDERFRPVQATNAPDGAVYVVDMYRGIIQHSSFLTHYLVANIEARKLDRPFDQGRIWRIVPIKETSVKSTKIPATTAERVASLSHANGWVRDTAQRLLVESADVKAGPALIELVQAPTAKPLARLHALWTLDGLGLLTPDLLRTTLKDKDPTLKATAVRLAGRDLAPEVLAMTTEADTLVRAQLAIKLSSFNLPDADAALAKLLAAGAGENLLVREGAMTGLRGREDAFAKLVAQQATADNKASVSPTLEMLGSFIAMAGKAQPFEETLTLAASQPKGSAVQAALIKGLSNPSGGNTKSAPKPKLLWLDKEPESLAVLKKSVTAKTASAQFASITSRLAWVGKPGAPPPPKIVPLTADQQARFEKGKVIYAGLCAACHQAHGFGLDGLAPPLVDSEWVLGKPDVAARIVLHGLAGPVKVSGRTWNLAMPPLPHLTDEDVSSVLTYLRREWEHNASPVEPKDVAKLRAQFKDRVGMWTAEELNPPKK from the coding sequence ATGCCACCCCTACCTTTGAAAAAATCCACGATGGCCTTGGCTGCGATGGGCCTTCTCGGCCTGCCAGCTCTAGCTTTGCACACTAAAAACGCTGGTCCGGCGAAAGTCGAAATCAAATTTAACCTGCCACCACCGCCGCCGCTTTCTCCCGAGGAAGCACTGAAGGCCTTCAAGATCGAAGAAGGATTCCGTATCGAACTGGTGGCCGCTGAACCCATGGTGGAGGCCCCCATCGCTATCAGCTTCGATGACCAGGGCCGGCTGTATGTGGTGGAGATGCGCGGCTACATGCGCGATGTTGAAGGCACGACCGAAAATGAACCCACGGGCCGCATCAAACTGCTGGAGGATACGGATGGCGACGGTCGCATGGACAAGGCCAGTGTTTTTGTGGATGAACTGGTGATGCCACGCTCCGTCATGGCCGTGAATGGTGGCGCCCTGGTGGCGGCCCCGCCTAACCTCTACTTCTGCAAAGACACAGATGGCGATGGCAAGGCAGATGTGAAAGACATCGTGGCAACGGATTACGGCACTGCGGGTGGCCAGCCCGAGCACATGGCAAACACACCCACCTGGGCCATGGACAATGCCATCTGGAGCGCGGGATACAGCAGCCGCTTCCGCCTGCGCGGGGGTGTGTGGCAGAAAGACACGGGTCTGGGCCGTGGCCAGTATGGCCTATGCCAGGACGACAAGGGTCGCCTCTACTTCAACTACAACTCCGACCTCCTGCGCTGCGATCTGCTGCCCACCGAGGCGTTTTCTCGCAATCCCCTGCTGCGCAATGCCACCAGTGTGAATGCCAAGGTCGTCACCGATCAAACCGTGTGGCCCACCCACCCGACGCCGGGTGTAAATCGCGGTTACGACCCCAAATCTCTGCGGGCGGATGGCACTCTGACCAAGGCCACTGCGACCTGTGGTGCGCTGATTTACCGAGGTGATGCCTTCCCGGCCTCGCACTACGGTAACGCCTTCATTCCTGAGCCTTCAGCAAACCTCATGAAGCGCATGATCGTCACGGAAAAAGACGGCGTCGTGACCGGAGTCAATGCCACTGAAAACAAGGAATTCCTGACCTCCACCGACGAACGCTTCCGCCCGGTGCAGGCCACGAATGCGCCAGATGGTGCAGTTTACGTGGTGGACATGTATCGGGGGATCATCCAGCACAGCAGCTTTCTCACCCATTACTTGGTCGCAAACATCGAGGCTCGTAAACTGGACCGCCCTTTTGATCAGGGCCGCATCTGGCGCATCGTGCCCATCAAGGAAACATCCGTGAAGTCCACCAAGATCCCTGCCACCACAGCAGAGCGCGTCGCCAGCCTGAGTCATGCAAATGGCTGGGTGCGTGATACCGCCCAGCGTCTGCTTGTCGAATCTGCCGATGTCAAAGCCGGTCCCGCACTCATAGAACTGGTGCAAGCTCCTACCGCCAAACCTCTGGCGCGCCTGCATGCGCTCTGGACGCTGGATGGCCTGGGCCTGCTGACGCCTGACCTGCTGCGCACGACGTTGAAGGATAAAGACCCCACCTTAAAAGCCACGGCGGTGCGCCTGGCGGGTCGTGATCTCGCTCCCGAAGTTCTGGCCATGACGACCGAGGCGGATACGCTGGTGCGCGCACAGCTTGCCATCAAGCTTTCCTCCTTCAACCTGCCCGATGCCGATGCCGCTTTGGCCAAACTGCTAGCCGCAGGTGCGGGTGAAAACTTACTGGTGCGTGAAGGTGCCATGACAGGGCTGCGGGGTCGTGAAGATGCTTTTGCCAAACTGGTGGCCCAGCAAGCAACCGCTGATAACAAAGCCAGTGTCTCACCTACTTTGGAAATGCTGGGCAGCTTCATCGCCATGGCCGGGAAAGCGCAGCCCTTTGAAGAAACACTGACACTCGCCGCCAGTCAGCCCAAGGGCAGTGCGGTGCAGGCGGCTCTCATCAAAGGCCTGTCCAATCCCAGCGGCGGCAACACCAAATCCGCCCCGAAACCCAAGCTGCTATGGCTGGACAAAGAGCCAGAATCTCTGGCCGTGCTGAAGAAATCCGTCACGGCTAAAACGGCGTCGGCCCAGTTTGCCAGCATCACTTCCCGCCTCGCTTGGGTGGGCAAACCCGGCGCACCACCTCCGCCAAAGATCGTTCCCCTGACAGCAGATCAGCAGGCTCGTTTTGAAAAGGGCAAAGTCATCTATGCGGGACTCTGCGCCGCCTGCCATCAGGCCCACGGTTTTGGCCTGGACGGTCTGGCCCCGCCGCTGGTGGATAGCGAGTGGGTGCTGGGTAAGCCGGATGTGGCTGCGCGCATCGTACTGCATGGCCTCGCGGGTCCGGTGAAAGTGAGCGGCCGCACCTGGAATTTGGCCATGCCACCCCTGCCCCACCTGACGGATGAAGATGTCTCCAGCGTTCTGACCTATCTGCGCCGCGAGTGGGAGCACAATGCCTCACCCGTGGAACCCAAAGACGTGGCCAAACTTCGCGCCCAATTCAAAGATCGCGTGGGCATGTGGACGGCGGAAGAACTGAATCCGCCGAAGAAATAG
- a CDS encoding prephenate dehydratase, whose protein sequence is MSDASTPQILACLGPEGSFSHLLTQMRFPTAQVQLMASIGEVFDFIRSHEEALGIVPIENSSGGFIVDTVDRLVDERCGLNILEELTLDVKLALLGRKGVEVKTIHSHAMPFFHGDEWLKANYPEAKRIVEASTAKAAEKAATLECAAAIGPRQNAERHALDILHFPIAGEVPNITQFFLLGHKANAVSTANNRTALVVELPDRAGSLCRFLTPLSDSAINMKRLESRPIRGQPNKYRFYIEIEGSPAESTVQAALEQTRADGAVIRSVGSYPAGRRFES, encoded by the coding sequence ATGAGCGACGCATCAACACCCCAGATCCTGGCCTGTTTAGGGCCCGAAGGCAGCTTTTCACACCTGCTCACGCAGATGCGTTTCCCGACAGCCCAGGTACAGCTCATGGCCAGCATTGGCGAGGTGTTTGACTTCATCCGCAGCCATGAAGAGGCCCTGGGCATCGTGCCCATCGAAAATTCTTCCGGCGGTTTCATCGTTGATACCGTGGATCGCCTGGTGGATGAACGCTGCGGCCTGAATATCTTGGAGGAACTGACCCTGGATGTAAAGCTGGCCCTCCTGGGCCGAAAAGGAGTGGAGGTCAAAACCATTCATTCTCACGCCATGCCTTTCTTTCACGGTGATGAGTGGCTGAAAGCCAATTACCCCGAGGCGAAACGCATCGTGGAAGCCAGTACGGCCAAAGCGGCTGAAAAGGCAGCCACATTGGAATGCGCAGCCGCTATCGGCCCCCGGCAAAATGCGGAGCGCCACGCGCTGGACATCCTGCATTTCCCCATCGCAGGAGAAGTGCCCAACATCACTCAATTCTTTTTGTTAGGCCACAAAGCCAACGCGGTTTCCACAGCCAATAACCGCACGGCTTTGGTGGTGGAGTTGCCAGATCGAGCAGGCAGCCTGTGCCGTTTCCTCACTCCGCTGAGCGACAGCGCCATCAACATGAAACGGCTGGAGTCCCGCCCCATCCGTGGCCAGCCTAACAAGTATCGTTTTTACATCGAGATCGAAGGTTCCCCTGCTGAATCCACCGTGCAGGCAGCCCTTGAGCAAACCCGGGCGGATGGTGCCGTCATCCGGAGTGTGGGTTCCTATCCTGCCGGGCGTCGGTTTGAATCTTGA
- a CDS encoding APC family permease — translation MADETPHSSHPTELKQTIGGWQILFYGLGSMLGAGIYALIGRAAETLGNAVWLAFLMAMLAALLTGLSYACVGSRYARAGGAAYVTQRSLRKPWLSYVVGIAVMMSGLTSMATGSQAIAENLARALNVELPIKLVAIGLVFLVGCIIYRGLRESMWANIVCTVVEASGLIFIIAVGVRYWGGVDYFETANDTVAGGSGSGITLTIIMQGAVLTFYSFIGFEDILNVSEEVKNPRRNVPFGLVGAMILATLIYMAVAITAVSVVPWRELAASKTPLMEVAHRAAPWFQGIDGVYVAITIFAIGNTALLNYIMGSRLLYGMSKQGLLPALLSRVHPVRRSPHVAIAVLFFIVSALILSGGVKQLAESTVLLLLTVFTVVNVSLVVLKLRPGEEKGGFEIPILIPALGAFVCAALIAVRLQAAFTTGGEAERTAPIIALAIIGTSLLLYRVLKPKNVVPQVDL, via the coding sequence ATGGCAGACGAGACTCCCCATTCATCGCACCCGACGGAACTGAAACAAACCATCGGCGGCTGGCAGATCCTCTTTTACGGTCTGGGCTCCATGCTGGGAGCGGGGATTTATGCCTTGATCGGACGCGCAGCCGAAACCCTGGGAAATGCGGTATGGCTGGCTTTCTTGATGGCCATGTTAGCGGCCCTGCTCACGGGCCTGTCTTATGCCTGTGTGGGCAGCCGGTATGCGCGCGCAGGGGGAGCGGCGTATGTGACCCAGCGCTCGCTACGCAAACCGTGGCTCAGTTATGTGGTCGGCATCGCCGTGATGATGAGCGGGCTCACGAGCATGGCCACGGGATCCCAGGCCATTGCGGAAAATTTAGCCCGGGCTTTGAATGTGGAATTGCCCATCAAGCTGGTGGCCATCGGCCTCGTTTTTCTCGTCGGTTGCATCATCTATCGCGGTCTGCGTGAGAGCATGTGGGCAAACATCGTCTGCACCGTGGTGGAGGCATCGGGCTTGATCTTCATCATCGCCGTGGGTGTGCGCTACTGGGGCGGAGTGGACTACTTTGAAACAGCGAATGACACCGTAGCTGGTGGCTCAGGCTCTGGCATCACACTGACCATCATCATGCAGGGGGCGGTTCTCACCTTTTATTCGTTCATCGGTTTCGAGGACATTTTGAATGTGAGCGAGGAGGTGAAAAACCCGCGTCGCAATGTGCCCTTTGGCCTTGTGGGCGCGATGATCCTGGCGACTCTGATTTACATGGCGGTGGCCATCACAGCCGTTTCGGTGGTGCCATGGCGGGAACTGGCGGCCAGCAAGACACCGCTCATGGAGGTAGCGCACCGCGCGGCCCCGTGGTTTCAGGGCATAGACGGTGTGTATGTGGCCATCACCATTTTCGCCATCGGCAATACGGCCCTGCTCAATTACATCATGGGATCTCGCCTGCTTTATGGCATGAGCAAACAAGGTCTGCTGCCCGCGCTGCTGTCTCGCGTGCATCCCGTGCGACGCTCGCCCCATGTCGCCATTGCGGTGCTCTTTTTCATCGTCAGCGCGCTCATTTTGAGTGGCGGTGTGAAGCAATTGGCCGAGTCCACGGTGCTGCTGCTGCTGACGGTTTTCACCGTGGTGAATGTCTCCCTAGTGGTGCTGAAACTCCGCCCCGGTGAGGAAAAAGGCGGCTTTGAAATCCCCATCCTCATCCCGGCCTTGGGTGCCTTCGTCTGCGCGGCTCTCATCGCTGTGCGCTTGCAGGCGGCCTTCACGACCGGTGGAGAAGCCGAACGCACCGCCCCCATCATTGCCCTAGCCATCATCGGCACAAGTTTGCTCCTTTATCGAGTCTTGAAACCGAAGAACGTGGTGCCGCAGGTGGATCTTTAG
- a CDS encoding RNA polymerase sigma factor codes for MEAATTAWKYCFDQVAPKLLLYAVQLCPTRADAEDVVQMAFVRWWRRFPEGNAEHIPLLYAAVRTIALDQRRSDTRRAKRESASEVALPMGDAPVFDTSPEQRETAAIVQEALQTLPEDQREVISLKLWGGLTFAEIAQTTGESINTVSGRYRYALQALEKRLSPRREDLVIQPAAPPLTNVFPFTPTQEALT; via the coding sequence ATGGAAGCCGCCACCACCGCCTGGAAATACTGCTTCGACCAAGTCGCGCCGAAGCTGTTGCTCTACGCCGTCCAGCTCTGTCCTACCCGGGCAGATGCGGAAGACGTGGTGCAGATGGCCTTCGTGCGCTGGTGGCGCCGCTTTCCTGAGGGCAATGCCGAGCACATCCCTCTGCTGTATGCCGCTGTCCGCACCATCGCTCTGGACCAGCGCCGCAGCGATACCCGCCGGGCGAAACGTGAGTCCGCCTCAGAGGTGGCCTTGCCCATGGGAGATGCCCCCGTTTTTGATACCAGCCCGGAGCAGCGCGAGACCGCTGCCATCGTGCAGGAGGCCCTGCAAACCCTGCCTGAAGACCAGCGCGAAGTCATCTCTCTGAAACTCTGGGGCGGGCTTACCTTTGCCGAGATCGCCCAGACGACAGGCGAGTCCATCAACACCGTCTCGGGGCGCTATCGTTATGCGCTCCAGGCTCTGGAAAAACGCCTTTCACCGCGGCGTGAAGATCTGGTGATCCAGCCCGCTGCCCCACCCCTGACCAATGTCTTTCCCTTCACCCCCACTCAGGAGGCCCTGACATGA